aatttaagtccTTATGTTTCTCAGTCGATCAGAAATTAAATCATTTACAACTATATGTAAACTATAAACCTGATTCATGCCTAGAAATAAATCTTTGGACTTGTAAGAGATGGGGTTTTCTGGATGTGATGCATAAGATCGAAAGCTTGAGTGGGATTAGAGCCAGGAAGGAAAAAGGATGCCAATTGCTTTAACTTTGATTTTTTGCCATCTATCGGTTGTTTCTATGACCACTTGCTGGTCGCTGGATCAATTGTTGCATCACAGATCATATTACTATCTTCTAAATCTCCGAGTGGTTGATAACTTGAATCATATACTTTCAATTTGTGGCATCATTACAATTACATTacactatcttttagatattttttGCTGCTCAACTATTTCCAAGTACAAACATGTCTATATATATTAACCATGCCCAAAAATACCAATATGACTAACCCATGGGTGGCTTCCCTCTATTTCAGACTCGGGAAATGCTTCAGGAGAGGGAACATGTTCTGCAACAGAACATATCACTTGAGCGTGATAGAGCAAAACAATTTATCAGGGAAAAGAATAGACAAGGTTGGTTATCAATTTTCTTGATTGTGTTAGAGAATAAAGTATTTCTTTTGCAATTTCATTCTGATACAAAAGCAGTAGTGTAATCTTAGCACATCATCATTTCGAAGTGACTTTGCAAATCTCTTGAGATCTCAATGTCTAAGTCTATGTTGCAAATACTACACGATCATGATAATTTTGGATAGACTACAATCCCtcattctgttttttttttcatgaaaataAAACATATCTGTGAAATTGCATGTGCATCTGGTTAGTTATCAATTTTCTTGATTGTGTTAGAGAATAAAGTATTTCTTTTGCAATTTCATTCTGATACAAAAGCAGTATTGTAATCTTAGCACATCATCATTTCGAAGTGACTTTGCAAATCTCTTGAGATCTCAATGTCTAAGTCTATGTTGCAAATACTACACGATCATGATAATTTTGGATAGACTACAATCCCTCATTCtgttttatttttcatgaaaATAAAACATATCTGTGAAATTGCATGTCTGCAATGTGACATTAATTCGACATCTGGTTAGTTTTTGCTGCTCAGATCTGCTTCAGGATCACTTGTAAATTCCTATTTTAGTATGTAAAAGGATAATATTTAGGGAAGGAATTATTATTACAGAAGTTGCTCTTATTATTTCTTCAGAATCATCAAACATTCAGCTGTTGTGAAGCATGATGCTTAACTCTGAGTTTCCTTATTTTTAGTTCCTATTAAATGATTGCATTAGTCGCATTTTGCAATGGGAAAAAAAAGTGAATGAATGATGTAATCTTCTTTTTTCCCCAAACAGCTGCAAAGAACTGCTTGAAGAGGAGAAGGTTTATCGAAAGTCAAACGAAGCAGCTTAAGGTTTTCCAATCGGTCATTCGCAATCAGGTAGAGGAATGCATTAGTCTTCTGATTTCAAGTTGTTGCTGTGaaaatttcaagatttttaaTCGCAATTTTTGTTCTATCTTGTTCTTGTAGGAGCAAAAGATAGCAAGATTGGCTGAGGTAGCAAAGCTCAAGAGACAACAAACACTCATCTGAAGAGCAGCTGTTCATGGAAACGGAGATTGACTTATTGATTCTACTTGTACATAGATATCATAGCTACAACGATTGGTTGATATTTGATCAAATGCTCTCTACCTTCCACGTGTTGGCTTTGCCAACTTGTTCTAAACTAAACACCCTGTAAAGTGTGTTAATGTGTGTGTATAACTTGTAGAATTACATAATTCTTAATCAAGTTGATATAGCTATGTTTGTTGTCGTTGCTGCTGCGAGAATTGGCAAAGCAGgtttatatgggctaaaacagaTCACAGGAGTTAAAATAGATTATCTTTAGTAAATATAGTAAAGTAACTATATTTACTTTACTATAATGTTTGATAAGTTTTTTTGgggtacttttttttttttaaaaaagcaaactttaattaattttaaaaagaaaatgttCTTAAAATAGCAAATAATTCATTGAAATTAtatcaaaatttcaaattaatcaaaCTGAAATTATCTCTGAAACTGATTCAAACACACCGCACAACAGAGCTTAATCATCAGTTAAATCACAGTTAGAAGCCAAAGTGagaaaggaagaagagggaggTCCGTCCGCCTCGCCGGAGACTATATACATTGATTCTCAGCGATCCATATCCCGATCGTCGTCGGCGGCGGCCTTCCGCTGCAGCACCTCCCACATCACTTGAACGTCTCTGTACTCGCACTCACTCACCTCCTTCCGCAGCTTCCCGACCCCTGCAGAAGCAATGCATCATCGACTCAGCTAATCGATGTATCTGTTTATCTATCTATGACGTCGGCTAACTACCTGTGCTCCGGTCGGCGAGCCGAGGTCGCCGGAGGAGGAGCAGCACCACCCTCTCCAACCAGCGGCATTCCATCACCATCAAGCGATCAGCTAGCGCTCTGTTTCAGTCGGTTGCGTTGTTGAGGAGCGAGAGACGGGAGGCGATTCGTCTTATGCTGCTGGCGAGGCGGTAGCTGGGAGTGAAGGGGCGGGTCAAATCAAAAGGACAGGAAGCAGTCGTCCCGACGCGTGGGCGCCGGGCATTTGGCCGTACTCGTCGGTGCGAGGAGGAGGAGTAGGGAAACGCCGCCGCGTAGCAAGGAATCAGACGCGCGCGCGCTTTTGGATGGCGAGTCGGCGTCGTCGCAAGCTGGCACTCCTGTTGCGAGTCCACGCGAGGAAACATCGCAGAGGTTTCCAAAAACTATCACCATGAATTGaaaatttcatgaaaaaaaaaataataataccttTTATAAAAAAATCTGAAGGTGGATAGGTAATCTTCTCCCTAGCTGTCCCTCGTCACATCTTCTATCTACCCTCGATCACCGTATCCGTTTCATCCAACACCCCAGGCGAATCCTCAGACGCTAATAATTCCAACTGCAACCTGAATTagaaagaaaacaaacaagatCTTCATGCAGATTCAATTTCATTGTCATTTGATATCATAGGTAGAACAATTAATGACGAGAAAAATATATGATGATCTGATTAATGGTCTCACTTTTCTGGGACGTTGCTGCTTCTGCCTCCCATGATGAATTCTTTAGCAGCCTTCCGAGAGAATATGAAGGCCTTGAGCTGTTGGCTAGGGAAGGAATCACTGAGCCAGATCTTCATGAATCCTTCTCGGATACTGACACAGGGAACGTGGCTAATGAACTGCCAGTCCTCGCCCTCGCTCGCCTTGATTCTCCCGTAGAAATCCCGCGACATGTCGTTGAATGCTAGTTCCTGCAGGGTGGCGATATGCTGCAGCCCTTCCGGCACCTTTCTCACCTTCACCATGCTGATCACCGTCAAGCTCGTGAGGCTGCGCATGGCCGAAGCCTCGATCCTCCATTCCTCCACTTTGAGGCCGTACATTTGCAGATGCTGCAAGCGAGGGAAGCCTCCGGCGGAGCATGTCATCACTTTGTAGTCCGGCGCCACGAGACGGTGCCCTACTTCTGGGGCTAAGATCTGAAGGTCCACGAGGTGGCGCAGCTTCTCGAGCTCCTCCATTGGATCTTGCAGGAACTCAAACCTGTTGAGCACGAGCTTGGTTAAGTTTGGGGGAAACGCCCCCCAAGCGCGGCGCGCGATCGCTAGGAAGTATCGGCCGTGCAGCTTGAGCGAGCGGAGCTCGTGATGGTCGGAAAGTGATCTCAAAACGTGAGTTAAGATTTCTCCGTCGTGATCGGAGAAACAGAGGTTTAGAGAGGCGAGATGGCGTAATTTTCTCAGAAATCTTGTCAGTGCCTTGCGATGGGCCTGCTGAATGCCTGTAATTCCCAGCTTGCGGAAGCTGGAGATTTCGTTCTCGGTTCTCTCGATCCATCCTCCGGCGATGTCGACCCATTCTACGACTCGCAAGCTCTGAGAATTCCCCAACTTTGAGATTTTAACTGGCTGTTCCACGGAGCCGACGTACACCTTCTTCAGCGTCGCGATCCTCCATAATCTACTCGGCAGCTGGATGATTCTGCTTAGTCGCGCGTCGAGGACTTCCAGATACGGCAGGTCGCCGATGGAAGGCGGGAGCTCCACCAGCCTAGTTTTCAATCCCAAATACCTCAAGTGAACCATGCTCTTGATGTCCTCGGGAAGTTTCATGATTCCTGAGCTTCCCTCGAGGTAAAGCACTCTGAGCGTGCGAAGGCTGGTGAACGAGAGCTGTTTGGAATTCCCCAAGTTCTTGCAGTTGAACGCCAGCAGAGCGCGCAGCTTGGGGGAGGGGACGTACGGTCCTCCGCCGCCGTTCAGGCCATCCGGGAGAGCTGTGCGACGGCACGCCGTCGTCGCATCTAGCGCGGCGGCGTTCTTTTCTTTGCCGCCGACGACGTGGAGAAAGCCTTCCATTCTCGCCTTGGATATGCACCATTCTCGCAGCAGGTCGTGGATTCTTATCGACTTCGCCGGCCCATGGCCGGCGATCCTCTTCACCACCTGCACCATGCACCGCTGCGAGAGCTCATCGATGTAATCCTTCGCCGTTTTCTCCACTGCTTCTTTGGGCCTCGGCCTTATGAACCCTTCTGCATTCCACAGCTCGATCAGCCTAGACACGAAGATCTCCGAGCCTTCCGGGAAGGAAGAAATGTACAGGAAGCATGACCTAAAGCTGTCGTCGGGCAAGTCATCGTAGCTGAGCGCCAAGATATCGAAACACTTGTTCCCATCCTCCATGAATTCCCAATCCAAGCTCTCGAACACTCGGTTCCAGGTTGCAGGGAAAGGACCCTTTTTGAAGAGAAGCGACCCGAGCACCACCAGAGCAAGAGGTAAGCCATGGCAATTCTTCGCTAGCTTTCGGCCTACCTCTTCTAGGTCTCCTGGACACCTCCTTTCATGGCCTCTGCGTGACGGAAAAGCCTTCTTCTGCAACAGCTCCCAGCTCTCGTCGTCATCCAGAAACCGAGGCATGTGGGGGGCGAACGAGGGATCCGCTGACCTCGCCACGTCCAAACTGCGAGTGGTGAGCAAGACTCTGCTTCCATTCTTGTGATCAGGGAAAAGCCGTTTCAGGTCTTCGCATGTGCTGCTCAGCCAGACATCGTCCAACACGATCAAGCATCTCCGTTCTTGGAACCGCTGATCGAGCTTCCTCTCGAGCTCCTCCCGCCTCATCCTCAGCAATTCCTCCCCGGTGAGGCCCATGACTTTTTCGATGATGCAGTTCAGGAACTCGGCTCCTCTGTAGTTTTTGGAGACGCTGACCCAGCACAGCACGTCGAACTGCCTTCGGACTCGAGGATCACGGTAGACCTTCTTGGCGAGGGTAGTCTTGCCGAGGCCGCCCATGCCCACTACAGAAACGAAGCTTCGCCATTGATTCTGCTGATCGATCAAGTGCCGCACCAGTAGCTCCTTGTCTTCCTCAAAGCCAACGAGGTGAACTTCATCCTCGAAATCAGGGGACGCGAGTAGTGGCGTGGGAAGGTTGACATCCACACGATCAGGATCGCGGCTACCACCAAAATTGGAAACGCCAAAGATTTCTCTGCTCCTAGAAATGTCAACGATCTTTTCCTTAATCCGATCGATACCGCAAAGAAGATGGTGCCGGGAATAATAGTCAAAGGGGGCAGTGGCATATCTTGACGCTAACCCAACGAAGGTTCGTTTTCTCCTCCGGTGATTCTTCCTCTTGGACGCAGCTCCGATGATGTCGATGAGGTCTTCGATCTCGTAGGCCACGTCTCGGATCTCGCGCACCCAATTCTTCACTCTTTCGTCTCCCTTGCTTCCCTTGGGCTCCGCGTCTTTGAGGAAGCATTGGATTCGGTGCAGCTCAATGTTCAGCCACTCCACCGCGTCGCGGAAGCCGCCCAAGTAGTTTGCTTCTTGGTACATGAGCTTGCTGAGCTTATCCACCACCCGGACCACGGCCGATGCGTCCATCTTTTCtctaagagaggagaggaaacgaTGCGCCGGCGACTCATTCAGAAGTGGAGGAGCAAGAGCGAATACTCAAAATTGGGAAGAAAAGATACGTACAAGAGCTACCAGAATTCATTCACAGCAAAACAACACTAGCAAGCAGCTCCCGAGGAGAAGAAATTGGAATTAGATCCAACAGATTGTCCGCTCTCCGCACAAACGTTGACTCGGTTAGATATAGAGTGGAATGGCATGTGATTGAATCGAAAGAGTGTAAATCAATCAACTTGCTGATGAATtatgaattatttaaaatttgattttataaaaatttatttaataagattgtttggataaataaattaaaatttaattttatgaacATAATCCTTGAACTCATGAATTAAttgttaaataaaaattaattattttgatattaaaattttagatttttacaTTCTacctataaataaatatattaaatttatttattaaaataaaattataaattttaataagaatattatattttttttaaatatataatttaatttttaataaatatttaaatttataatttatatttattaaactcgtttaatctaaaaaaatttaaataaactcgTGAACCattaatatattcattaaataaaattaaagctTAGCTTATTATAAACAAGTTaaactcaaatattcaagagttcggctcaacTAGATTATAACCTTATTATGCAGTGAGAAaggtaatatattttatttttggaaataaagatatattaaaaaaaattaaaaaatatatagtgtactattttattaataaatagaaaagaaaacGTTTTTTTTAATGCGCACTTAAATAAAttgaatgttttttttaaaaaaaaatcaaatcaatgTCCCTCTCgtaattttatttctaaattatcTGTTAATTTAGTATTTAAtattgtttaattaaaatttttaaacttggtCAAAATAATCATACAaactattttaatataatagtgtTGAAATATTCTAAATCATAAATTCACAGGATAATTTTTATAtagtataaattcaaaatttactaATTATGGAATAACTTCTACATTATTTTAACAGTTACtcgataatttttatattttatagtaACTGCATGATAACTTAAGTTGAGCCAACGGataatttcataataaaattatgaTTGGGATGCccattaatctttttttttttgaaaaaaagaaTGTAATTTGTATAATCCGAGATGTTCATTTTTACCCTTTTTTTTATAGTAAATAAAAAAGAAACGTTGTTCTCAATTTCTACCGCTGAAAGCTATTAAAGAGAATAAAACATgacaaaaattaaatttgaaaaaagggacgattttatttttccaaattaTCAAGGGCGTcccaattttctttttaattaaaacCTTTTGGACTATTAACCGTGTATATTCACTCTCCCACCCTTAGTACTGTCGATTATTTTTTCTTCGTCTAAATTCTCAATCGTTTGGATATGTTTAGCTATAAAATTATAGTTATAATAACtatgaaataattaatattttataattgttacaatataaatataaatataaatataaatataaataatagatgagtaaattaaatttgtaatcattataaaattataattattacaatatgAATGATAGATAAACAGGATTAACTCCATATTTATAATATCTATAAAATTAGATTTGTGCTCTCATGGTATAAGATAGATAGTGGACGCATAATATCTTTACCGTAATGTCCAGAGGTCGATTTTCAGGAATTGATAATCTAGTGTTTATCTCGCCATGTGCCTATAGTATGTGTACTTATATTTATCTCCCTCTATATCTGTGGGACCGACACTAGGTGGCCGCTAAGGTAGTGAATCtatcttttttaaaattaaaattatatttgttatAACGTAAATGTTTTTGAACATGTTAAATATGCTACTacaatgatccggtggtaaggtggggTCCGCCAGGGAGAAGGTCATGACCACGTGGAAGGGCAGGATCAAGGCAGTCAACGTTCCTGGATCATCGTCCGATCGGACGCCTTACTCGTCCGGTCGGATCAAGGAATTGCCGGACCAACATCACTACAGCTCGGCCAggtaccgagcttccgacgctcagagaAGTCCATCGCCGAAGCGCGTGCCGAGCAGCCGTCCCGCTCGGACTCTCACCAGGTCCCGGATCCTACAACGCAGAGACACGACTCACTCGTTCGATAACAGGGGTCAGATCAGTCGAAGTGGCCGAGCGGTCTTCCCGCTCGGCCCTAGAGACGGCAGCGCCAGGACATCGGCAgttagccgagcggctctcccactCGACCCCCATGACGAGTAGCCATCTGATAGACATGGATCGgctgagcggctctcccgctcggacTAGTAACGGATAAAGGGAGCAGCTGGGAATATCTTCCTAGGAACCAGTATCGCCGACAGGCGGCATGACTGGCGGCatagtcagacagagaatcgtacggtggaagcttctactgtcacaTTAGGGATATACTCGGGTTGTTGAGGAATAGCGTCAGACATGTTTTTTTGACATGTCCTTTCAAGGTATGCTTTGGGGAGCGTGCCAccttgggaagtgtgcacgcgTCTCCtaagagccctatataaggacccccggggcttcgacggaggtatacttattctactgtagctacagttatgTTGTCACTTTCGtttctttcctttgcttgcttGTTGCTTTCGCCAAAGaattaacttgagcgtcggagggccatcgtcggGAAACCACTCCCTGGCTCGGCGCTGACGCTTTTGTGCTTACAAGCTAATCTCATCGGAGGTCCACGCACGGTcagcaggagcgccacatccctaaCGTCCATCatctcgactctcggacaggatcaaatttggcgccgtctgtgggaacgcacctgtatCCGAGTCGAGAGAATGGAAGAAGCTAGACGACTTCACACGGTGACGCTCACTCAAGTGGAGCTCGACGCACTTGTACAATTGCAAGCGGCAAAATTAGTCGAGCAGCAGCAAAAAGCGCTAGCCGATCGACTGGCTCAACAAGCAACATCGGCCTCGGGAGGCCGAGCGACCCATGAAGACCGACCAAAGCAATTGTCCATCTAGGGGCAGAATAAGGGGTCGACCGGCACTCAAGGGAGGCTCCACCTGCGCCTATTCCGTTCCACCGGGCTTTGTTTCAAACGCCCTCCGAGATTGCTTAAGCCAATCAAGGGAGGGACTCTTCCTCATATGAAGCACTTGTGCGGGATGTAAGGAAAGGCCAGGCACCCTGAGCTGATtcgtcacccgagcggatcaaccgccaattctCTGAAGCAATCCTGCAAGATCCGCTGCCAAGGCACTATGCTCCTTTGGCGATCGTAGAATATAACGGGTCGACCGACCCGAACGACCATCttggtaagttcgataacgctgCTACTCTCCATCAGTACACAGAGGGAGCCAAGTGTCGAGTCTTCATAACCACGCTCTCGGCTCGGCACAATGATGATTCAGAAGGTTGCCGGACGGGTCCATctaaagcttcaaggacttccgaacgaccttcttgcaccacttcgcaagcagcagACGCTACCAAAAGACGAGCGTCAGCCTATTCTCCATGAAGCAAGATCCCAGAGAGTCCCTCCGAgcatacatccaacgcttcaatcaaGTGACCATGGACATCCCATCAGTCTCGtcagagaccatgatgaacgcgttcacccAAGGGCTCGTGGACAGAGATTTCTTTCGGCCTCTCATCCAAAAGCCACCTAGGGACTATgaccacatgctgaagaaggccaacgaatacataaacgtggaagagacCTAGGCAGTAAGGAGGAAAGAAATACCATCTGAATCATCAGCACCGACTGAACGGAGGCCCCCCCTCAGCCATTAGCCACCACGAGGACCCCGAGCCTAAGAGGCGCGGTTACACCAGGAAGCAAGACCTCATGCAGTTCAGCACGTGGCCGCCGAGCGTCCAAAACCAAAAGGAAAGGTATGGACCTCTCTGTTATGTTCCTTCCACCACTCAACAACTTACAACACGCGCGACTGTCGCGGATTCAATTCGGTCGCCCAACTGGCGCCTAGAAGTTATCGTCGCTAGTCTCCCTCTCCTGATCGGCGACACGGGCACCACATCGCCGAACGACAAGATGAAGTATGGAGATCATCGTAGCAGCCCCATCGAAGAAGCATCGAGCCCGACTGAGCCGCACATGAGCGAAgcagaccgtccgctcgggacgAGGAAAACAAGAGCAACGTAGCgtgaggcgagatcaacattatagcCGGCGGATCGACcggcggagactccaaccgagcccgaaaATCATACACTCGGCGGCTGGAGATCCACGTCGTTGGGTGCAGCAGGGAGAatgcgagcggacccgagatcagcttcaacCCCAGAGAtctcgaaggagttgaagtgtcaCACGATGACTTCCTCATTATCCGGTAATCGCAAACTATATCATTCACTGTGTATTCGTTGACACAagcagctcggtcaatatcattttcaagaagaCGTTTGATCAACTCCAAATCAATTGGGGTGGGCtactgccaatgacaaccccgCTGTACAGGTTCACCGGCAATGAGGTCCAGCCGATCGGCCAAATCAAGCTGGCCATATCACTTGGGGAGAAGTCGCTCTGAAGGACGAGGACCACGAACTTCATCATGGTAGACGTCGCTTCAGCCTTTAATGTCATTTTGGGctgaccgaccctcaatgaattcagagcggtcgtctcaaccttctgccAGAAAATCAAATTCCCAGTAGAAGATCGGATAGGAGAGGTAAAGGGTGATCAGTTggtcgctcggcgatgctacgtcaagATGGCCAAGACAGAGGCCAAGTCCGCCGGGAAGACTCCTCGGCTAGAGGTTAGCACCATAACTGAGAAGTCTCCTACTTTGATTtacgaggagaaggaagaggtgcaTATCCACCCAAGCCGAGCGGAAGCTACTACCTTCATAGCCACCGATCTGATGGCCGAACAGAAAGCCGAACTGATCAAATGTCTTCGGCGGAACCACGACGTCTTCgcatggtcgacacatgagctcccTGGGATCTCTCCTAAAGTGGCGCAGCACGAACTCCACATCCAACCAGATGCTCGGCCGATGAAACAAAGGAATAGGGACTTCAGTGCTGAACAGAATTTAATCATCTGAGCAGAGATAGAAAAGCTCCTGGAGGCTGACCACATCCAGGAgattcaattcccgagctggctggcgaatgtggtgctggtctccaaacctGGGAACAAGGGGAGAGTCTGCATTAACTTCAGAGACTTCaataaggcgtgcccaaaggacttttatcctctgtcCCGGATCGATCAAATGGTGGATTCAAATGTCGGGGTAtgagttgatatgcatgttggatgcttacCAAGGGTAGCATCAAGTGTCGCTCACCCGGGAAGACTaggagaaagttagcttcatcaCGGCTGATGGAActtactgctacaacgtcatgtcgttcggactgaagaacgccggCGCCACCTATCAGAGATTGATGAACAAAGTCTTCCGACGGCAGATCGAccacaacatggaggtatacgtcgataaCATTCTGATCAAATCCCTCTGAGCAGCTGATCTTTGTGCCGATATCAAGGAAACGTGCTAGACGCTGAGGACATATGGAATCAAGTTAAATTCgaacaagtgtctgttcggcacaAGAAGCGGATGTTTCCTGGGCTACTTAGTTATCGAGCGGGGCATTGAAGCGAACCCGAGCAAAGTGaaggcactgcaagacatgccgccgccTAGAAATCTGAAGGAAGCTCAGCGTTTCACCGGGCGGATAACTGCCCTATTgtggttcatctccaagtcgttCGACCAAAGTCTTCCATTTTTCAAGATACTGCGCCGAGCCACAAAGTTTCAGTGGGACGAGGTATGCGATCGGGCATTCAGAGATCTTAAAGAGTACCTCAACTTGCAACCCGTACTCGCTAAGCCTGTTGCCGGCGAGCCGCTTCGTATTTATTTGTCCTCAACCGACCATACGGTCGGTTCGACATTAGTTAGGCAGAGTGGAGATGAGCAGCCCGTGTACTTTCTGAGCCATATATTAAAGGACACtaagtctcgctacactggtcttgagaaaTTGGCCTATGCGCTGGTGCTCGCCGTTCGGAGGCTCCGTCCATACTTCCtcgtgttgggattttcgggccgcaaaaaccactttttcgcgttgcAGAAAcgccgaatctcccatgccaccggattcgtgcgaagtttataaaacaaaatttcatgtacgagtttactaaagcctagatctacactaggagaaggatttaccctcgatgcgatgcccttcgcaatcccgctcgtccaatggttcgccggatctcgagatcgtcaagtgtacgatcctctatgcttatccacacgaacaaactaggtggagaagaccaaaacaaAGGAGTGTcagcaccttagatggttcgaccaaggaggaggagagggagaggagaatgagagcaaggaagaagatggaatgaatgccttgaattgcATTCACTTGGCAATtcaaatgtggtcggccacatttggagttgtaacctccattctcatttaatgtggccattaaagaggagatttgtaacctccatgaggtggcacacatgtgctagccttgatgatgtggcacatcatcattggtcctcctaatgccaactcacaaatgaggtggcatatagtcaagtcaaacttgacttttcctcttcctctcaagtcaagtcaaacttgaccaaatctctctcatggttgatctaatct
This genomic stretch from Zingiber officinale cultivar Zhangliang chromosome 7A, Zo_v1.1, whole genome shotgun sequence harbors:
- the LOC122001682 gene encoding probable disease resistance protein At1g58602; translated protein: MDASAVVRVVDKLSKLMYQEANYLGGFRDAVEWLNIELHRIQCFLKDAEPKGSKGDERVKNWVREIRDVAYEIEDLIDIIGAASKRKNHRRRKRTFVGLASRYATAPFDYYSRHHLLCGIDRIKEKIVDISRSREIFGVSNFGGSRDPDRVDVNLPTPLLASPDFEDEVHLVGFEEDKELLVRHLIDQQNQWRSFVSVVGMGGLGKTTLAKKVYRDPRVRRQFDVLCWVSVSKNYRGAEFLNCIIEKVMGLTGEELLRMRREELERKLDQRFQERRCLIVLDDVWLSSTCEDLKRLFPDHKNGSRVLLTTRSLDVARSADPSFAPHMPRFLDDDESWELLQKKAFPSRRGHERRCPGDLEEVGRKLAKNCHGLPLALVVLGSLLFKKGPFPATWNRVFESLDWEFMEDGNKCFDILALSYDDLPDDSFRSCFLYISSFPEGSEIFVSRLIELWNAEGFIRPRPKEAVEKTAKDYIDELSQRCMVQVVKRIAGHGPAKSIRIHDLLREWCISKARMEGFLHVVGGKEKNAAALDATTACRRTALPDGLNGGGGPYVPSPKLRALLAFNCKNLGNSKQLSFTSLRTLRVLYLEGSSGIMKLPEDIKSMVHLRYLGLKTRLVELPPSIGDLPYLEVLDARLSRIIQLPSRLWRIATLKKVYVGSVEQPVKISKLGNSQSLRVVEWVDIAGGWIERTENEISSFRKLGITGIQQAHRKALTRFLRKLRHLASLNLCFSDHDGEILTHVLRSLSDHHELRSLKLHGRYFLAIARRAWGAFPPNLTKLVLNRFEFLQDPMEELEKLRHLVDLQILAPEVGHRLVAPDYKVMTCSAGGFPRLQHLQMYGLKVEEWRIEASAMRSLTSLTVISMVKVRKVPEGLQHIATLQELAFNDMSRDFYGRIKASEGEDWQFISHVPCVSIREGFMKIWLSDSFPSQQLKAFIFSRKAAKEFIMGGRSSNVPEKLQLELLASEDSPGVLDETDTVIEGR